In Paenibacillus sp. FSL R7-0345, a single window of DNA contains:
- a CDS encoding glycoside hydrolase family 9 protein encodes MSEHNVRAITVNQIGYPAGGRKIALFTGGVHKYRVLDAGTGVSVFSGETSAALADKSSGANVHAGDFSAVTAPGRYFIEAENGTGSAEFVIGERPYGELQKGLLKAFYFYRCGAELSGEYAGPWGHAACHLAEGTVIGQPGVKLDSSGGWHDAGDYGKYSGPGAKAVADLLLAFEWYPAAFSDAFTLPESDGKTPDVLLECKVELDWLFKMQETVSGGVYHKLTTAGFPGLDVMPEDDTGELFFSPVSAAATGDFAGVMAMAARVYKPWDGEYAARCLGAAESAWRWLELHTEEPGFTNPPEITTGEYGDNVDHDERFWAAAELYRTTGEEVYHQAVQTLARQLFPKFALGWADMGGYGTLAYLLTGKEQTDEGLYRTLQEGLLEEADRLVAVSEQDGYRISLREEDYIWGSNMLVMNNAMLLLAAERFSGNLSYADCALDHLHYLLGRNVLDISYVTGYGDRPVRHPHHRPSVGDGVEEPVPGLVSGGPDRGLHDEYVREHLEGRPAAQCFADHELSYSTNEVTIYWNSPAVFVAARFNGETGR; translated from the coding sequence GTGAGTGAACACAATGTCCGCGCAATTACAGTGAATCAGATCGGGTATCCGGCCGGGGGGAGGAAGATTGCCCTGTTTACAGGCGGGGTGCATAAATACCGGGTTTTGGATGCCGGAACAGGCGTATCCGTGTTCAGCGGGGAAACATCTGCGGCATTAGCGGATAAGTCCAGCGGTGCTAATGTGCATGCAGGAGATTTTTCTGCTGTCACTGCTCCCGGCCGGTACTTCATTGAAGCCGAGAACGGGACAGGATCCGCTGAGTTTGTTATTGGAGAGCGTCCTTACGGGGAACTGCAAAAGGGATTATTGAAAGCCTTTTATTTTTACCGGTGCGGTGCGGAATTGTCCGGAGAATATGCCGGGCCATGGGGACATGCAGCCTGTCATCTGGCTGAGGGAACAGTGATCGGCCAGCCTGGCGTTAAGCTGGACAGCAGCGGAGGCTGGCACGACGCCGGGGACTATGGTAAGTATTCCGGTCCGGGGGCGAAGGCGGTTGCTGATCTGCTGCTGGCTTTTGAATGGTATCCTGCTGCTTTTTCGGATGCGTTTACACTGCCGGAGAGTGACGGCAAAACGCCTGATGTGCTGCTGGAATGCAAGGTCGAACTGGACTGGCTCTTTAAAATGCAGGAAACCGTCAGCGGCGGCGTATATCACAAGCTGACGACTGCGGGTTTTCCGGGTCTCGATGTGATGCCTGAGGATGATACAGGAGAGCTGTTTTTCTCGCCGGTTTCGGCAGCTGCCACGGGTGATTTTGCCGGGGTGATGGCAATGGCGGCAAGAGTATATAAGCCTTGGGACGGGGAGTATGCAGCCCGCTGCCTTGGGGCAGCAGAGTCGGCCTGGCGCTGGCTGGAGCTGCATACGGAGGAACCGGGCTTTACCAACCCGCCGGAAATTACAACTGGTGAATATGGTGACAATGTAGACCATGATGAACGCTTCTGGGCAGCGGCAGAGCTGTACCGGACTACGGGTGAAGAGGTATATCATCAAGCTGTACAGACGCTGGCACGTCAGCTCTTCCCGAAATTCGCTTTGGGCTGGGCAGACATGGGCGGTTACGGCACACTTGCTTATTTGCTTACCGGCAAAGAGCAGACGGATGAAGGATTGTACCGGACACTTCAGGAAGGTCTGCTGGAGGAAGCAGACCGGCTGGTTGCGGTAAGTGAACAGGATGGCTACCGCATCTCCCTGCGGGAAGAAGATTACATCTGGGGCAGCAATATGCTGGTGATGAACAATGCCATGCTGCTGCTGGCAGCGGAGCGGTTTAGCGGGAATCTTTCCTATGCCGATTGTGCCCTGGATCATCTTCATTATCTGCTGGGCCGCAATGTGCTGGATATCAGCTATGTGACCGGCTACGGCGACCGCCCGGTCCGCCATCCGCATCATCGTCCTTCGGTCGGAGACGGAGTGGAGGAGCCGGTTCCCGGGCTTGTATCCGGGGGGCCTGACCGCGGTCTGCATGATGAATATGTCAGGGAGCATCTGGAGGGAAGGCCTGCGGCGCAATGCTTTGCCGATCATGAGCTCAGCTACTCTACGAACGAGGTTACGATTTACTGGAACTCGCCGGCTGTTTTTGTGGCAGCCCGGTTTAATGGAGAAACGGGCAGGTGA
- a CDS encoding DUF2809 domain-containing protein, with protein MKEAGETIRTNKVYLRLRIVYCCAILLAIGSGLSSRTFGEYLPGFAAAHLGDALWAAMVYFGFRLLCTRRSQVTALVLSFLFSFGIEFSQLYQAAWINEWRATLPGGLILGRGFLWIDLIRYTAGICGAYVLDRCCLNRKPA; from the coding sequence TTGAAAGAGGCAGGGGAGACGATCCGCACAAATAAAGTATATCTCCGCCTTAGAATCGTATATTGCTGCGCCATTCTCCTGGCTATTGGATCAGGTCTGAGCTCCAGAACATTTGGAGAGTATTTACCAGGATTCGCAGCGGCTCATCTGGGGGATGCCTTATGGGCAGCTATGGTGTATTTCGGGTTCCGTCTGCTTTGTACCCGCCGTTCACAGGTCACAGCATTAGTGCTAAGCTTCCTGTTCAGCTTCGGCATCGAATTCAGCCAGCTGTATCAGGCAGCATGGATTAATGAATGGAGAGCCACACTGCCTGGCGGGCTGATTCTGGGCAGGGGCTTTCTATGGATTGACTTAATCCGCTATACTGCGGGAATCTGCGGGGCCTATGTGCTGGATCGCTGCTGCCTGAACAGAAAGCCAGCATGA
- a CDS encoding lipid II flippase Amj family protein, with amino-acid sequence MTNSLIVVCLLTMIINTAETLSYSVRFAGVKLNKIAIALSLTGIIVLISRTANMIQAPLTAKFVDYSNNVDTSFPLGNYLRIIMLASTLGTLIAIVLFPTFVGLFSRVISKLEVEGSIPKLLSSVTVEQLKNTRKYFKRPGLQLPSFRYLGIPKRFIIMNIFVTGFYTVGVLSSLYAGHLSPQLLATASNASGLINGLATILLTVFIDPQLGIITHKATESMEYRDQLGKIYILLMFSRVLGTLLGQLVFEPAAHFISWMVQLI; translated from the coding sequence ATGACGAACAGCCTGATCGTGGTATGTCTGCTTACAATGATTATTAACACGGCAGAAACCTTGTCGTATTCCGTCCGTTTTGCCGGAGTGAAGCTGAACAAAATTGCGATTGCCCTGTCACTGACCGGAATTATCGTACTCATCTCAAGAACAGCAAACATGATTCAGGCTCCGCTGACAGCCAAATTCGTAGACTATTCCAATAATGTGGATACAAGCTTTCCGCTTGGCAATTATCTGCGGATTATTATGCTCGCCTCTACGCTAGGTACCCTGATTGCGATTGTACTCTTCCCGACGTTTGTCGGCTTGTTCAGCAGGGTGATTTCCAAGCTTGAAGTGGAAGGCTCAATTCCCAAGCTGCTGAGCAGCGTGACGGTCGAACAGCTGAAGAACACCCGCAAATATTTCAAAAGACCCGGCCTGCAGCTGCCGAGCTTCCGGTATCTGGGCATCCCAAAGCGGTTCATCATTATGAATATATTTGTCACCGGGTTCTATACCGTGGGCGTATTGTCTTCCCTGTATGCCGGGCATTTATCGCCCCAGCTGCTCGCTACCGCTTCCAATGCTTCCGGGCTGATCAACGGTCTCGCTACTATCCTGCTGACCGTCTTTATTGACCCGCAGCTGGGCATTATCACCCATAAAGCTACGGAAAGTATGGAATACCGTGACCAGCTCGGCAAAATCTATATTCTGTTAATGTTCTCCCGGGTACTTGGAACACTGCTGGGCCAGCTGGTATTCGAGCCGGCAGCTCATTTCATCAGCTGGATGGTTCAGCTGATCTGA
- a CDS encoding Dabb family protein, producing MFEHLVVFKFNSSYKPEQEQQLVETLLNLKEQIPGITGLTAGVNVTEETENIHGYTLGLRVTFTDQEALRAYGPHPAHQNFVAMLEGIIESVVVVDYPVHG from the coding sequence ATGTTCGAGCATTTGGTAGTGTTTAAGTTTAACAGCAGCTATAAGCCTGAGCAGGAGCAGCAGCTGGTAGAGACGCTTTTGAATCTGAAGGAGCAAATACCTGGAATAACCGGTTTAACCGCAGGAGTGAATGTGACCGAAGAAACGGAGAATATCCATGGCTATACGCTGGGGCTCCGCGTGACCTTTACAGATCAGGAAGCCCTGCGCGCATATGGGCCGCATCCGGCCCATCAGAATTTTGTGGCAATGCTTGAGGGGATTATTGAAAGTGTTGTAGTTGTAGATTATCCGGTACATGGCTGA
- a CDS encoding DUF4265 domain-containing protein codes for MPETVGLHICFDESGREIEVLDVIPVANDKYRIEETPIFYPGITLGDIIRVKKKQGISYYVETVQKSAYERFAWLLSKEAASSPEITALKRVVEENGGRYEQIFGGFLVIHMSSSAAVDVEAEMTRILAKFEL; via the coding sequence ATGCCGGAAACAGTAGGGCTGCATATCTGTTTTGATGAGTCAGGGCGTGAAATTGAGGTGCTGGATGTGATTCCAGTGGCGAACGATAAATACAGAATCGAAGAAACACCGATTTTTTACCCGGGCATTACGCTTGGAGATATTATCCGGGTGAAAAAGAAGCAAGGTATATCCTATTACGTGGAGACGGTCCAAAAATCCGCATACGAAAGATTCGCCTGGCTGCTCAGCAAGGAAGCGGCGTCCTCACCGGAAATCACTGCCCTGAAGCGGGTTGTCGAAGAGAACGGCGGCAGGTATGAGCAGATCTTCGGCGGTTTTCTTGTGATACATATGAGCAGCAGCGCGGCAGTTGATGTGGAAGCTGAAATGACGCGGATTTTGGCCAAATTTGAACTCTAG
- a CDS encoding response regulator transcription factor, with translation MNRKVLYIEDNLKIGSWVKEELEQRGFTVQWLQSGEGAEQEVNRHEIVILDIMLPGLDGFTVGRRLKRAAPAVPILLLSARTSVNDKVDGLQFADDYLTKPFHTDELVARMEVLIRRRSGTYPGRILLGTHIEVDQQAQTVYDKRTGDEILLTGKQHQILMYFLRHPNQVLPKEQIYEAVWEEAYITGDKTLMVHIRRLRQKLERNPDAPEIIETLKGIGYRVKL, from the coding sequence TTGAACAGAAAAGTATTATACATTGAAGATAATTTGAAAATAGGCAGCTGGGTTAAGGAAGAGTTGGAACAACGGGGGTTCACGGTTCAGTGGCTGCAGTCCGGTGAAGGAGCTGAACAAGAGGTAAACCGGCATGAAATCGTTATTTTGGACATCATGTTACCTGGCTTGGACGGATTTACTGTGGGAAGACGGTTAAAAAGGGCAGCTCCTGCTGTTCCGATTCTCCTGCTGTCTGCCCGGACATCGGTAAATGATAAGGTAGACGGTTTGCAATTCGCTGATGATTATTTAACGAAGCCGTTCCATACGGATGAATTAGTGGCGAGAATGGAAGTATTAATCCGCCGGAGGAGCGGGACATATCCCGGGCGTATTTTACTGGGAACTCATATCGAAGTAGACCAGCAGGCGCAAACGGTATATGACAAGCGTACAGGAGATGAAATACTTTTAACAGGTAAGCAGCATCAAATCCTGATGTACTTCTTGCGCCACCCTAACCAGGTGCTGCCGAAGGAACAGATTTATGAAGCCGTCTGGGAGGAAGCTTATATAACAGGTGATAAAACTTTGATGGTACATATCCGCAGACTGCGTCAAAAGCTGGAACGTAACCCGGATGCTCCGGAGATTATCGAAACATTAAAGGGGATAGGCTACCGGGTGAAGCTATGA
- a CDS encoding HAD hydrolase family protein, with protein MTAEAYITDLDGTLLTSDQRLTDFTVQVITEALDQGALISYATARGYISAARVVSQIPWKHPLILYNGALIYDGINGKVIGGYWLDPVISGEIISLGRKAGGLTPFYFSLDEDDNERVLYEPLTRSGEIRFYNSRPGDKRFREVNRLECPDGCRTLIISYIGLLEELQPIREAVQERFGDQLQIHFMQDIYIEDHYFLEFSHPRGNKSDGLKLWAQHMGVEPDKITVFGDHINDLGLFTAAGTGIAVQNAQPELKALADRVIDSNNEDGVAVYLEQALKLEKECVSGE; from the coding sequence ATGACAGCTGAGGCCTATATCACGGATCTGGATGGTACGCTGCTCACTTCGGACCAGAGGCTTACAGACTTTACGGTGCAGGTGATAACGGAGGCGCTGGATCAGGGAGCGCTGATAAGCTATGCAACAGCCAGAGGCTATATCAGTGCAGCCCGCGTAGTTTCGCAGATTCCCTGGAAGCATCCGCTCATTCTCTACAACGGGGCTTTAATCTATGACGGAATTAATGGAAAAGTAATCGGCGGTTATTGGCTGGACCCAGTTATTTCCGGGGAAATTATATCTCTCGGCAGGAAAGCGGGCGGCTTAACCCCTTTTTATTTCTCGCTGGATGAAGATGATAATGAGCGGGTGCTGTATGAACCGCTGACAAGGAGCGGGGAGATCCGGTTTTATAACAGCCGGCCCGGAGACAAGCGGTTCAGGGAAGTGAACAGGCTGGAATGCCCGGACGGCTGCCGGACACTGATTATCAGCTATATCGGCTTGCTTGAGGAGCTTCAGCCTATCCGGGAGGCGGTGCAGGAGAGGTTCGGCGATCAGCTGCAGATCCATTTCATGCAGGATATATACATAGAGGATCACTATTTCCTGGAGTTTAGTCATCCCCGGGGCAACAAAAGCGACGGGCTGAAATTGTGGGCACAGCATATGGGCGTTGAGCCGGACAAGATCACAGTGTTCGGTGACCACATTAATGACCTAGGACTGTTTACGGCAGCAGGTACAGGAATTGCTGTGCAGAATGCCCAGCCTGAGCTTAAAGCACTGGCTGACAGGGTAATTGACTCCAATAATGAAGATGGTGTAGCAGTATATCTGGAACAGGCACTGAAATTAGAAAAGGAGTGTGTATCAGGTGAGTGA
- a CDS encoding HAD family hydrolase, with product MTRRYEVISLDMFQTLVNIEGRREHVWRPILQQNYSEERAKELGSQLLRSYYESAAEIRKQGSFWTSREIYFRGFKRVFQQHRVDFDYAQAVDILFAQHRRSALYEDTERFLQKVCREYQVCIVSDTDNLMLPEFYLDYPVTLFTSEIYQSYKNDSRNMMFHEVITRYGVAPEQIIHIGDGSSDVLGAARAGITACWINRTDACWEHEVKPDYTVASLDECYRLL from the coding sequence GTGACAAGGCGCTATGAGGTGATCAGCCTGGATATGTTTCAGACTCTGGTGAATATTGAAGGCCGGAGGGAGCATGTGTGGAGGCCTATTCTGCAGCAGAATTACAGTGAGGAGCGGGCGAAGGAGCTTGGCAGCCAGCTATTGCGAAGTTATTATGAGTCGGCGGCAGAGATCAGGAAGCAGGGGAGCTTTTGGACCAGCAGAGAGATCTATTTCCGCGGCTTCAAGCGGGTATTCCAGCAGCATAGGGTGGACTTTGACTACGCTCAGGCTGTCGATATTTTGTTTGCACAACACCGGCGGTCTGCATTGTATGAAGATACTGAACGGTTTTTGCAAAAGGTGTGCCGGGAATATCAGGTGTGTATTGTAAGTGATACAGATAACCTGATGCTACCGGAATTCTATCTGGATTATCCTGTCACCTTATTTACTTCTGAAATATACCAGTCCTACAAAAACGATAGCCGGAACATGATGTTCCATGAAGTCATTACCCGTTACGGAGTAGCACCGGAACAGATTATTCACATCGGGGACGGCTCTTCGGATGTTCTGGGTGCAGCAAGGGCGGGGATTACCGCCTGCTGGATTAACCGGACTGATGCCTGTTGGGAGCATGAAGTCAAGCCGGATTATACAGTAGCTTCGCTGGATGAATGCTATAGGCTTCTATAG
- a CDS encoding GTP pyrophosphokinase family protein, with product MNAGNQIENFKQIKYELTRFMMIYKFALEEIETKIEILKQEFQMLHDYSPIEHTKSRIKSPESIMNKMLRKNKPFSLDAVRSSIKDIAGLRITCSFISDIYQVSEMLQKQDDLKVLQVKDYIKNPKPNGYQSLHLLVEVPVFLSDCTELVCVEVQIRTIAMDFWASLEHKIFYKYSQSVPEHLTRELKNAAIKANELDLQMERLHREIQEIKDAQAEDDSIEFQRIMINNQQFNLPAGFMKLLGE from the coding sequence ATGAACGCTGGCAACCAGATTGAGAATTTTAAACAGATCAAGTACGAACTGACCCGGTTTATGATGATTTACAAGTTTGCCCTGGAAGAAATAGAGACCAAAATTGAAATCCTGAAGCAGGAATTCCAGATGCTCCATGACTATAGCCCGATTGAACATACCAAGTCCCGCATCAAATCCCCGGAGAGTATCATGAACAAAATGCTCCGCAAAAACAAACCGTTTTCGCTGGACGCAGTAAGATCAAGCATCAAGGATATCGCCGGACTGCGGATCACCTGCTCGTTCATTTCGGATATTTATCAGGTCAGCGAGATGCTGCAGAAGCAGGACGACCTGAAGGTGCTGCAGGTTAAGGATTATATCAAAAATCCGAAGCCGAACGGTTACCAGAGTCTTCACCTGCTGGTGGAAGTGCCGGTATTCCTGTCGGACTGCACAGAGCTGGTATGCGTAGAGGTGCAGATCCGTACGATTGCCATGGACTTCTGGGCCAGCCTAGAACATAAAATTTTCTATAAATACAGCCAGTCTGTACCTGAGCACCTGACCCGTGAGCTGAAGAATGCGGCTATAAAAGCGAATGAGCTGGATCTGCAGATGGAACGCCTGCACCGTGAGATTCAGGAAATCAAGGATGCCCAGGCCGAGGATGATTCCATTGAGTTCCAGCGGATCATGATTAATAACCAGCAATTCAATCTGCCGGCCGGTTTTATGAAGCTGCTGGGGGAATAA
- a CDS encoding SDR family oxidoreductase: MNQIQTDTKDRIALITGTSSGFGLLTALKLAEQGYQVVAAMRDLQRKDELVRQAEEAGISSKIHLMTMDVTHSGSIAAALSAIVDRFGTIDVLVNNAGFAVGGFVEEVSMEEWRRQMDTNFFGLIEVTKAVLPVMRSQKAGTIINVSSVSGLFGFPGYGPYAASKFAVEGFSESLRQELLPFGIKVILVEPGSFRTPIWGKGMDGFQSSEASPYKKQLDEVLRYSRRTAETAPDPRQVAELIGRLVNKRNPKLRHPVGKGIQSLIIGKMLLPWKMLERIIAKSLSGLK; encoded by the coding sequence ATGAACCAGATACAAACAGATACAAAGGATAGAATCGCCTTAATAACAGGAACATCGAGCGGCTTCGGGCTGTTGACGGCGCTTAAGCTGGCAGAGCAGGGATATCAGGTAGTTGCTGCTATGCGCGATCTGCAGCGCAAGGACGAGCTGGTCCGCCAGGCGGAAGAAGCAGGTATATCCTCAAAAATTCACCTAATGACAATGGATGTCACTCATTCCGGGTCCATAGCAGCGGCTCTTTCGGCAATTGTTGACCGCTTCGGTACGATTGATGTACTGGTGAATAATGCGGGCTTTGCCGTCGGCGGCTTCGTGGAGGAAGTCAGCATGGAGGAGTGGCGGCGGCAGATGGACACCAATTTTTTCGGACTGATCGAGGTTACCAAGGCTGTTCTGCCGGTTATGCGCAGCCAAAAGGCGGGAACCATCATCAATGTCAGCAGTGTCAGCGGGCTGTTCGGCTTTCCGGGATATGGTCCTTATGCCGCATCCAAGTTCGCGGTAGAGGGCTTCAGCGAGAGCCTGCGCCAGGAGCTGCTGCCTTTTGGAATCAAGGTTATACTGGTCGAGCCGGGCTCCTTCCGCACACCGATCTGGGGTAAAGGGATGGACGGCTTCCAGAGCAGTGAAGCTTCACCTTACAAAAAACAGCTCGATGAGGTGCTGCGCTACTCCCGGCGGACTGCGGAAACGGCGCCGGACCCCCGGCAGGTGGCCGAACTGATCGGGCGGCTCGTGAATAAGCGGAACCCTAAGCTGCGCCACCCTGTCGGCAAAGGCATCCAGAGTCTGATTATCGGCAAGATGCTGCTGCCCTGGAAGATGCTTGAACGCATCATCGCCAAATCTCTGTCAGGGCTGAAATAG
- the lepB gene encoding signal peptidase I: MKKILKQWLPSIALGIILSLFIRSYVAEAMRVPTDSMVPTIEVNDRLFVEKMLWMTKLAHGDIVVFYPPVPGEEGKRYVKRLIGLPGDTIEIKDGALYRNGSQIDEPYLKETMTYTFGPVTVPEEHYFFLGDNRNVSYDAHLWPTPFVAKDHLVGKVLADVNDLF; this comes from the coding sequence ATGAAAAAAATTCTGAAGCAGTGGCTGCCAAGTATTGCGCTGGGTATAATCCTGTCCCTATTTATCCGTTCCTATGTTGCCGAAGCAATGAGAGTCCCGACCGATTCCATGGTTCCGACGATTGAAGTCAATGACAGGCTGTTTGTGGAAAAAATGCTTTGGATGACCAAGCTTGCGCATGGTGATATCGTTGTTTTCTACCCGCCGGTACCCGGCGAGGAAGGGAAACGTTATGTAAAACGGCTGATCGGACTGCCGGGTGATACGATTGAGATCAAAGACGGGGCACTTTACCGGAACGGCAGCCAGATCGATGAGCCGTATCTGAAGGAAACGATGACCTATACCTTCGGACCGGTTACCGTGCCGGAAGAGCATTATTTCTTCCTTGGCGACAACCGGAATGTCAGCTATGATGCCCATTTGTGGCCAACTCCGTTTGTCGCCAAGGATCATCTGGTCGGCAAGGTGCTTGCCGATGTAAACGACTTATTTTAG
- a CDS encoding HD domain-containing phosphohydrolase has product MKVHVTDLKPGDRLMTDTFNSVGLHILPGGTVVRREEISLLIRHRLDYVSIQVRQLAGGAEEQSHGLHNEFDQVIMNYEATFLEALSQGCFTPALVDATLQPLLATLDKQKDVVSLLLLLDREDIDTYQHSLQVGLLSYYIATWLGHSKEECYRISRAGYLHDIGKSQVPLSILNNPGLLSAEETDELKRHTAYGYDIIRSSMKDEDTALVALQHHYFEEAAGYPSGFSRSEIHPYTEIVTVADLYMKLTTSRLSRPKQGLVSVLRQVHEWGFGKLNGNVVQALTGHLLPGFVGKTVQLSNGETGTIVMNNALDIFKPLIKVNETYRDLSRERNLMVDEVLV; this is encoded by the coding sequence TTGAAGGTTCATGTCACAGATCTTAAACCAGGTGACCGTCTCATGACTGACACTTTCAATAGTGTAGGCTTGCATATATTACCGGGCGGAACGGTAGTCCGCCGTGAAGAGATATCCTTGCTGATCAGACACCGGCTCGACTATGTGTCCATTCAAGTCCGTCAGCTGGCGGGAGGCGCTGAGGAGCAGAGCCATGGGCTGCATAATGAATTCGACCAGGTCATCATGAATTACGAGGCGACCTTTCTTGAGGCGTTATCCCAGGGATGCTTCACCCCGGCGCTGGTGGATGCTACGCTGCAGCCGCTGCTCGCGACTCTGGATAAGCAAAAGGACGTTGTTTCGCTGCTGCTGCTGCTTGACCGTGAAGATATTGATACGTATCAGCACTCCCTTCAAGTGGGGCTGCTGTCTTACTATATTGCCACATGGCTTGGTCATTCGAAAGAGGAGTGCTACCGGATCAGCCGTGCCGGCTATCTGCATGATATCGGCAAAAGCCAGGTGCCTTTGTCTATCCTGAACAACCCGGGACTGCTGAGCGCAGAGGAGACAGATGAGCTGAAACGCCATACTGCCTATGGTTACGATATCATCCGCAGTTCGATGAAGGATGAAGACACAGCGCTTGTTGCACTGCAGCATCATTACTTTGAAGAAGCTGCGGGTTATCCGTCGGGTTTCTCCAGATCGGAAATTCATCCCTACACCGAAATTGTTACAGTTGCAGATCTATACATGAAGCTGACCACTTCAAGACTGAGCCGTCCCAAGCAGGGGCTGGTAAGCGTTCTGCGCCAGGTGCATGAATGGGGCTTCGGCAAGCTGAACGGGAACGTAGTCCAGGCGCTGACAGGTCATCTTTTACCGGGCTTTGTAGGCAAAACAGTGCAGCTAAGCAACGGGGAAACAGGCACCATTGTAATGAACAATGCTCTGGATATTTTTAAGCCGCTGATCAAAGTGAATGAAACGTACCGGGACCTGTCCCGCGAACGTAACTTAATGGTAGATGAGGTTTTAGTATAA
- a CDS encoding HAMP domain-containing sensor histidine kinase — MKQGRSLFRRYLKVHFLFIFFPPLIMLLFSAFVGFTVNEVNLDTINPFFVTLFLFSFIMVAFVIISWLFFLRLRKRLISLQEVMTFSADHNTFPEPVPVHSDRMDEIDQLGLSFNWMIQQLEDSRKREYEEELLRHQLIANLSHDLRTPLTILRGHINRLHKESICPEGQDSLTEMDHTITRTGDLMEDLFSYTLLTSGKDPFVPVSTDIARLVRAAVAAWYPVFEEQDIQIDAELPADHTFYWDADPKWLTRVLDNLFQNIIRHAAEGKYVNIVVDVENEQIILADKGPGMDNSSYEGGAGIGLSAAHYMLQKMKLKADFTSDTIGTRVAVGRA, encoded by the coding sequence ATGAAACAGGGCAGATCACTATTCCGCCGTTACTTAAAAGTACATTTTCTGTTTATCTTTTTTCCTCCTCTAATAATGCTTCTTTTTTCTGCGTTTGTCGGGTTTACTGTTAATGAAGTAAATCTGGATACGATAAATCCTTTTTTCGTTACACTTTTTTTGTTCAGTTTTATTATGGTTGCCTTTGTTATAATATCCTGGCTGTTCTTCCTGCGGCTCCGCAAACGTCTGATCAGTCTGCAGGAAGTCATGACATTTTCTGCTGATCATAACACCTTCCCTGAACCTGTACCTGTTCATAGTGACCGTATGGATGAAATAGACCAGTTAGGACTTTCTTTCAATTGGATGATTCAGCAGCTTGAAGACAGCCGTAAGCGGGAATACGAAGAGGAGTTATTAAGGCATCAGCTCATCGCGAATTTATCGCACGACCTGCGGACGCCGCTTACCATTTTGAGAGGACATATCAACAGATTACATAAAGAATCCATATGTCCGGAAGGGCAAGACTCATTAACAGAGATGGACCATACGATTACAAGAACCGGAGATTTGATGGAGGATTTATTTTCCTATACATTGCTTACCTCGGGAAAAGATCCTTTTGTGCCCGTTTCAACAGATATAGCCCGTCTGGTAAGAGCAGCTGTTGCCGCCTGGTATCCTGTATTCGAAGAGCAAGACATTCAGATCGATGCCGAACTGCCGGCTGATCATACTTTTTATTGGGACGCAGATCCTAAATGGCTGACCCGGGTTCTTGATAATTTGTTTCAGAATATAATCCGGCATGCAGCAGAGGGGAAATATGTAAACATCGTGGTTGATGTGGAAAATGAACAGATCATTCTTGCGGACAAAGGCCCGGGTATGGATAACTCCTCATATGAGGGTGGAGCGGGGATTGGCTTATCGGCTGCACATTATATGCTGCAAAAAATGAAGCTGAAAGCTGACTTTACATCAGATACAATTGGCACAAGAGTAGCAGTTGGCAGAGCTTAA